The sequence CCGCAGGAGTCAGCTACATTCCACTTCAATCAACGGTGCTAAGATATCAACACTAAACTTTAACAGATCCTTTTATTTCCATAAATTTGGATGAAATATTACGGTTGTATGTAAAATCAAGATATTTTGAGTAATCTTAAAAAAAATCGGGAATAAAAGCATGTGCTTTAAAAATTAGGGTATATGATAAATTTCTGATTAGATACCATCTTCTGGTTTTTGGTTTCCCATTTTACAATGGTGTGTTTATAATGTTGTTATATATATAATTTCTAATTATTAAATTATTCTTGAGTTGTCGGCATAGAGATTAGGCATTAGATCACTTTAAGGAGGAACTGATGAATAAGTTTGTGCAAAACTATATACAGGATCACAAAGGAGAAATCCTTCAGTGCTGGGTTGATAAGATGAAGGAAAATGCAGATGAACGGGTAATCAATGTCGTATCTGATCAGGTATTTATTCGGACGAGCAATGAGTTCATTGAGGTGCTCATTTCAAACATCACAGACTCTAACGAGGAATTTCAGTCTAAGCTTGGCGACTTTGCCGAAAAGATTATCCGTCTGGGGTGGCCGCTTACCTTCGTAAACGAAGGGATGAAGTTATTTAATATCGTCGTGACCGAAGGCATGGTGAGAGAGGGAGTCATGACCAAAGAGAACCAATTGGAGATTGTCCTTGACTTTGATGAGTGGATTACGCCGTTGAATAATGAAATCATTAATGTTTATACATCCACTTGGGAAAGGACGGTTTCTCTTCAGCGTATTGCTCTCCAGGAACTCTCTGCGCCTCTTATTCCTGTATTTGACGGAATTACGGTTATGCCACTTATTGGAACGATAGATACAGAGCGTGCCAAACAAATAATGGAGAATCTGCTGAGCGGGGCAGTAAGACATCGCTCTGAGGTTGTTTTGATTGATATTACTGGTGTACCTGTTGTCGATACGATGGTGGCACATCACATCATACAAGCAGCTGAAGCGGTGCGTCTGGTTGGAGCGAAATGCATGCTTGTTGGAATACGCCCGGAAATTGCCCAAACTATTGTTAATTTAGGCATTAATTTAGATGAGATTATAACAAAAAATACACTGAAAAAGGGTGTGGAAGCTGCCCTCCAGATTACGAATAAGAAAATTATAGAGGTTACGGAGGAGTGAAAATGAGAATTCCAATATTGAAATTGCATGATTGTCTGCTAATCTCAATTCAATGGGAATTAGATGATGCGACAGCCCTTCAATTCCAGGAAGATTTATTACATAAAATCCATGAAACGAGTGCTAATGGAGTCGTGATTGATCTTACGTCCATTGAGATTATTGACTCATTCATCGCGAAGGTCTTAGGCGATGTAATCAATATGTCGAAACTGATGGGTGCTAAAGTGGTGATTACTGGCATACAGCCAGCCGTCGCTATCACGCTGGTTGAATTAGGCATCACGTTATCCGATGTCATGACGGCTATAGACCTTGAAAAAGGATTGGAGAAATTACAGAAGGAACTGGGGGACTAGCATGATGAGTACCCAATCCTACGTAAAAATATTAAATGAGTGGGATATTGTTGCTGCCCGGCAAGTAGGGAGAAATGTGGCCAAGGAATTAGGTTTTGGCACAGTGGACCAGGCGAGAATCACCACGACAATTAGTGAATTAGCAAGGAACATTTATTTATATGCAGGGCAAGGCGAAATCGGTATCGAGAAGCTTTGGGATAACGGCAGAACCGGCCTGCGCGTTATAGCGGAAGATAAAGGTCCAGGAATTAGTGATATCAGGAGAGTGATGGAGGATGGCTATACGACTTCAGGCGGCCTGGGAGCTGGATTGCCTGGGGTAAAACGATTAATGGATGAGTTTGAAATTGACTCAGAGGTTGGAGTTGGAACGAAGATTACTACAACCAAATGGATTCGTTAGGGGGGAGATGCGTGGCGAAAAGAGAGTATTTAGAAAAAGATTATCGGGATGCTCTCTCGAGGTACTTAGCAGAGCAAACGGAACAAGCCTTGTATTTAGGGCAAAAGATCAGCAAGTCAGCCATGGAAAATGATATATCACCAGAAGAAATTATCAGCATGCATCAAAACGCACTGCAGCAAATCTATCCTGACCTCTCCAATAATGCGCTACATTCACTTGATTTCCTGCTTGAGGTGATGCTTGAATACGGTGTGGCATTTCGTGAGCTGCAAAGTTTAAGGCATCAGCAGCGTGAGCTGAAAAGTGAAATGGAAATTGCGACTAATGTTCAGCAAACCTTGCTCGGCACGAACATCCCTGTTATCGATAATCTCGATATTGGGGCAATAAGCGTGCCGGCCAAGCATATGAGCGGCGATTATTTCCACTTTGTGGAGGATGAGCATAACCGGGTAGCTGTAGCTATTGCAGATATAATCGGAAAAGGAATTCCGGCAGCATTATGCATGTCCATGATTAAGTATGCGATGGATTCACTCCCTGAGCACAGGACATCGCCAGCTAGTGTTCTGGAAAGCATCAATAGAGTCGTTGAACAAAATGTTGACCCAAGTATGTTTATAACGATGTTTTATGGGTTGTATGACCCAACTGATCATATCTTTACATATGCTTCTGCAGGACATGAACCAGGTTTTTTCTATGATTACCAGGAGAATAGCTTTTCTGAATTGATGGCCAGAGGTCTCTTGCTTGGAGTCGATAAGCGGACAACATATAAACAATATGAACGAAAAATCGAGGTAGGAGACATGATTGTTCTGCTCTCGGATGGTGTGACGGAGTGCCGGACAAACGAAGGGTTCATTGAGCGGGATACATTGGTTGAAATTATACAAGAATCCATCCATCTCGACGCTCAGAGTATTGTTAATAATCTATTTAAGAAGCTTGAAAAAATGCAGCATTTCCAGCTGCGGGACGACTTTACCCTAATCATTATCCGACGTAAGTTTTAGATTGGGGTAAAACGGGTATTTAAAAGAACGCTAAAGACATATTGTTGAGGAGTGGGTCAATTAATGAATATATCTATTGATGTACAAGATATAAATTCAGAGGTACATGTGCATGTGAAGGGTGAGATTGATGCCTATACGGCACCTCGCTTAAGAGAGAAGCTATTCCCGTTCTCTGATAAGGACAAAGTGGTAATGGTTGTGGATTTATCAGAAGTATCTTATATGGACAGCACCGGGCTGGGTGTATTTGTCGGTCTATTTAAGAACGTACGGGCGCATAATGGTGATTTTAAAATTATTGGTTTGTCAGAGCGGCTGCACAGATTGTTTGAAATCACAGGACTTGCTGATATTATCCATATAAAAAGCCATGCAGAGGGTGGATCACAATGAATGAAACATATGAATACATTGAAATGAAATTACCGGCTAAACCAGAGTTTATTGGAATCATGCGATTGAC comes from Pradoshia eiseniae and encodes:
- a CDS encoding RsbT co-antagonist protein RsbRA — translated: MNKFVQNYIQDHKGEILQCWVDKMKENADERVINVVSDQVFIRTSNEFIEVLISNITDSNEEFQSKLGDFAEKIIRLGWPLTFVNEGMKLFNIVVTEGMVREGVMTKENQLEIVLDFDEWITPLNNEIINVYTSTWERTVSLQRIALQELSAPLIPVFDGITVMPLIGTIDTERAKQIMENLLSGAVRHRSEVVLIDITGVPVVDTMVAHHIIQAAEAVRLVGAKCMLVGIRPEIAQTIVNLGINLDEIITKNTLKKGVEAALQITNKKIIEVTEE
- a CDS encoding PP2C family protein-serine/threonine phosphatase, translating into MDSLGGRCVAKREYLEKDYRDALSRYLAEQTEQALYLGQKISKSAMENDISPEEIISMHQNALQQIYPDLSNNALHSLDFLLEVMLEYGVAFRELQSLRHQQRELKSEMEIATNVQQTLLGTNIPVIDNLDIGAISVPAKHMSGDYFHFVEDEHNRVAVAIADIIGKGIPAALCMSMIKYAMDSLPEHRTSPASVLESINRVVEQNVDPSMFITMFYGLYDPTDHIFTYASAGHEPGFFYDYQENSFSELMARGLLLGVDKRTTYKQYERKIEVGDMIVLLSDGVTECRTNEGFIERDTLVEIIQESIHLDAQSIVNNLFKKLEKMQHFQLRDDFTLIIIRRKF
- a CDS encoding anti-sigma factor antagonist, with the translated sequence MNISIDVQDINSEVHVHVKGEIDAYTAPRLREKLFPFSDKDKVVMVVDLSEVSYMDSTGLGVFVGLFKNVRAHNGDFKIIGLSERLHRLFEITGLADIIHIKSHAEGGSQ
- a CDS encoding anti-sigma regulatory factor, giving the protein MSTQSYVKILNEWDIVAARQVGRNVAKELGFGTVDQARITTTISELARNIYLYAGQGEIGIEKLWDNGRTGLRVIAEDKGPGISDIRRVMEDGYTTSGGLGAGLPGVKRLMDEFEIDSEVGVGTKITTTKWIR
- a CDS encoding STAS domain-containing protein, with amino-acid sequence MRIPILKLHDCLLISIQWELDDATALQFQEDLLHKIHETSANGVVIDLTSIEIIDSFIAKVLGDVINMSKLMGAKVVITGIQPAVAITLVELGITLSDVMTAIDLEKGLEKLQKELGD